A genomic window from Streptomyces sp. MST-110588 includes:
- a CDS encoding NADP-dependent succinic semialdehyde dehydrogenase: protein MAIATVNPATGETLQTFDPIDAGEIEDRLVRAEQAFQEYRGTSFARRAQLLRHAADLLEAEQDAIARTVTTEMGKPLAAARAEAAKCVKAMRWYAGHAEELLADEHPSAEDVKDSGAARAYVRYRPLGPVLAVMPWNFPLWQVIRFAAPALMAGNTGLLKHASNVPQTALYLEDLFHRAGYPGGCFQTLLIGSGAIEGILRDPRVVAATLTGSEPAGRSVASVAGDEVKKTVLELGGSDPYIVLPSADLERAVGTAVTARVQNNGQSCIAAKRFIVHQDVYDDFAARFTERMAALKVGDPMADTTDIGPLASEQGRCDLEELVEDALGHGATALCGGRRPPRPEQGWFYEPTVLSDVTAQMRIHREEAFGPVATLYRATDLDEAVAIANDTPFGLSSNAWTREESEQERLVQDLEAGGVFFNGMTASHPALPFGGVKRSGYGRELAGHGIREFCNATTVWYGADG, encoded by the coding sequence ATGGCCATCGCCACGGTCAACCCGGCCACCGGCGAAACCCTCCAGACCTTCGACCCGATCGACGCGGGCGAGATCGAAGACCGCCTGGTCCGGGCCGAGCAGGCGTTCCAGGAATACCGCGGCACGTCCTTCGCCCGGCGCGCCCAACTGCTGCGCCACGCCGCCGACCTGCTGGAGGCCGAGCAGGACGCCATCGCCCGCACCGTGACCACCGAGATGGGCAAGCCGCTGGCGGCGGCCCGCGCGGAGGCCGCCAAATGCGTCAAGGCGATGCGCTGGTACGCCGGGCACGCCGAGGAACTGCTCGCCGACGAGCACCCGTCGGCCGAGGACGTCAAGGACTCCGGAGCCGCCCGCGCCTATGTGCGCTACCGCCCCCTGGGTCCCGTCCTGGCCGTCATGCCCTGGAACTTCCCCCTGTGGCAGGTCATCCGCTTCGCCGCCCCTGCTCTGATGGCCGGCAACACCGGTCTGCTCAAGCACGCCTCGAACGTCCCGCAGACCGCGCTCTACTTGGAAGACCTCTTCCACCGGGCGGGCTATCCGGGGGGCTGCTTCCAGACCCTGCTGATCGGCTCCGGCGCCATCGAGGGCATCCTGCGCGACCCGCGGGTCGTGGCGGCCACGCTGACCGGCAGTGAGCCCGCGGGCCGGTCGGTGGCCTCCGTCGCCGGGGACGAGGTGAAGAAGACGGTGCTGGAACTGGGCGGCAGCGACCCGTACATCGTGCTGCCCTCCGCCGATCTGGAGCGGGCCGTCGGCACGGCCGTCACCGCGCGCGTACAGAACAACGGCCAGTCCTGCATCGCCGCCAAACGCTTCATCGTCCACCAGGACGTCTACGACGACTTCGCCGCACGGTTCACGGAGCGGATGGCGGCCCTGAAGGTCGGTGACCCGATGGCGGACACCACCGACATCGGGCCGCTCGCCAGCGAGCAGGGCCGCTGTGACCTGGAGGAACTGGTCGAGGACGCGCTCGGGCACGGCGCGACCGCGCTGTGCGGCGGCCGACGGCCGCCGCGGCCGGAACAGGGCTGGTTCTACGAGCCGACCGTGCTGTCCGACGTCACCGCGCAGATGCGCATCCACCGCGAGGAAGCGTTCGGGCCGGTGGCCACCCTCTACCGGGCCACGGACCTCGACGAGGCCGTGGCGATCGCCAACGACACTCCCTTCGGCCTCAGTTCCAACGCCTGGACGCGGGAGGAGTCCGAACAGGAGCGCCTGGTACAGGACCTGGAGGCCGGCGGGGTCTTCTTCAACGGGATGACGGCCTCGCACCCCGCGCTGCCGTTCGGCGGCGTCAAGCGCTCGGGGTACGGGCGCGAACTCGCCGGGCACGGCATCCGCGAATTCTGCAACGCCACGACCGTGTGGTACGGCGCGGACGGCTGA
- a CDS encoding SpoIIE family protein phosphatase has translation MTPRGRHGTPPGAPNEQRDVPGAAGLDHIGLRERLALNRTGTFDWDLDRGIMELDPNGLEVFDLRPEEYDGSPMSLAARMPPEEAYRLDAAVTQALQEGAATYGAYFRVHCRDGTPRWTHSQGRILADEHGRSYRIIGIVREATTELADSALLRSLQENRQRQTVMVQQTTAALARALSVEDVTRVLAGPGGARRFGADALILGLVDKGRFDVIAATGLLGEAPEELMHSRLDTSLPLANAVLTRRPCFLASRAELIARYPRLRPYTDRIPLGSAAILPLVAQDRVIGALALLHVEPKAHSAEDRNLALALAGVVAQSLQRAMLFDQEREFATGLQAAMLPRRVPDISGAEVAVRYHAARTGRDIGGDWYDVIPLPQGRTGLVVGDVQGHDTHAAAVMGQLRIALRAYATEGHTPETVLVRASRFLADLETNRFATCTYIQADLESGALYVARAGHLGPLIGDAAGHVDWPPVRGGLPLGLATAFGHDHFPETQLFLEPDSTLLLCTDGLVEQPGQDISAGIEALGAAVREGPADLESLADQLSDTLWAKPGSDDDMALLLLRRLPCPGTTTTPRLRLRVHQADPGGAAEVRCALRRALDQWRAGALAYDIEIAATELITNALTHTDSGAQVCMELSPGPPRRIRLEVEDRSSQMPRRRDPGETATSGRGLMLVEALSDRWGAEPRGSGKALWCEFDAPEEERKPTGAE, from the coding sequence GTGACGCCGCGCGGACGGCACGGCACGCCACCGGGCGCCCCGAACGAGCAACGGGACGTCCCCGGGGCGGCGGGCCTGGACCACATCGGCCTGCGGGAGCGGCTCGCACTCAACCGGACGGGCACCTTCGACTGGGACCTCGACCGGGGGATCATGGAGCTGGACCCCAACGGTCTGGAGGTCTTCGACCTGCGGCCGGAGGAGTACGACGGGTCGCCGATGTCGCTGGCCGCGCGGATGCCGCCCGAGGAGGCGTACCGGCTGGACGCGGCCGTCACCCAGGCCCTCCAGGAGGGCGCGGCCACCTACGGCGCGTACTTCCGCGTCCACTGCCGTGACGGGACCCCGCGGTGGACCCACTCCCAGGGCAGGATCCTCGCCGACGAACACGGCCGGTCCTACCGGATCATCGGGATCGTCCGGGAGGCGACGACGGAGCTGGCCGACTCGGCGCTGCTGCGCTCGCTCCAGGAAAACCGGCAGCGGCAGACCGTCATGGTCCAGCAGACCACCGCCGCGCTGGCCCGCGCGCTGTCGGTCGAGGACGTGACGCGGGTGCTGGCCGGCCCCGGCGGCGCCCGGCGCTTCGGCGCGGACGCGCTGATCCTGGGCCTGGTCGACAAGGGGCGCTTCGACGTCATCGCGGCCACGGGCCTGCTCGGCGAGGCGCCGGAGGAGCTGATGCACTCCCGGCTGGACACGTCGCTGCCGCTGGCCAACGCCGTCCTCACCCGCCGCCCCTGCTTCCTGGCCTCGCGCGCCGAGCTGATCGCGCGCTACCCGCGGCTGCGCCCGTACACGGACCGGATCCCGCTGGGCAGCGCGGCGATCCTGCCTCTGGTGGCACAGGACCGGGTCATAGGGGCGCTGGCCCTGCTGCACGTCGAGCCCAAGGCGCACTCGGCGGAGGACCGCAACCTCGCGCTGGCGCTGGCCGGTGTGGTGGCCCAGTCCTTGCAGCGGGCGATGCTCTTCGACCAGGAACGGGAGTTCGCCACGGGCCTCCAGGCGGCGATGCTGCCGCGCCGGGTGCCGGACATCTCCGGGGCCGAGGTCGCCGTCCGCTACCACGCCGCGCGCACCGGCCGGGACATCGGCGGTGACTGGTACGACGTGATCCCGCTGCCACAGGGCAGGACCGGCCTGGTGGTGGGCGATGTGCAGGGACATGACACCCATGCCGCCGCCGTGATGGGCCAGTTGCGCATCGCGCTGCGGGCGTACGCCACCGAGGGACACACCCCCGAGACCGTCCTCGTACGGGCCTCGCGTTTCCTGGCCGACCTGGAGACGAACCGCTTCGCGACCTGTACGTACATCCAGGCGGACCTGGAGTCCGGTGCCCTGTACGTGGCCCGGGCCGGTCACCTCGGCCCGCTGATCGGTGACGCGGCCGGCCACGTCGACTGGCCCCCGGTCCGCGGCGGTCTGCCGCTGGGGCTGGCCACCGCCTTCGGCCACGACCACTTCCCCGAGACCCAGCTCTTCCTGGAGCCGGACTCCACTCTGCTGCTGTGCACCGACGGCCTGGTCGAACAGCCGGGCCAGGACATCTCGGCCGGCATCGAAGCGCTCGGCGCCGCCGTACGGGAGGGACCGGCGGACCTGGAATCCCTCGCCGACCAGCTCTCGGACACACTGTGGGCGAAGCCGGGCTCCGACGACGACATGGCGCTCCTGCTGCTGCGCCGGCTGCCGTGCCCGGGGACCACCACGACCCCGCGGCTGCGCCTGCGCGTCCACCAGGCGGACCCGGGCGGTGCGGCGGAGGTCCGCTGCGCGCTGCGCCGGGCCCTGGACCAGTGGCGGGCCGGCGCCCTGGCGTACGACATCGAGATCGCCGCCACCGAACTGATCACCAACGCGCTCACCCACACCGACAGCGGCGCCCAGGTGTGCATGGAACTGTCTCCGGGCCCGCCGCGCCGCATCCGGCTGGAGGTGGAGGACCGGTCCAGCCAGATGCCGCGGCGCCGCGACCCCGGCGAAACCGCCACCTCCGGACGGGGACTGATGCTCGTCGAGGCCCTCTCCGACCGCTGGGGCGCGGAGCCGCGCGGGTCGGGCAAGGCCCTGTGGTGCGAGTTCGACGCCCCGGAGGAGGAACGCAAGCCCACCGGGGCGGAGTGA